Genomic window ([Empedobacter] haloabium):
GTGGTGGCGAGGGCCTTGCCGGTGCGGCCGTCGAACACGGTCAGGAACTCCGGCCCTGCCAGCACGTAGCCGGCGCTGTTGCGGTGATCCGCCGCCGCGTCGCCAATGACGGTGCCGCGCCCGTCGATAGTGCCGTCGGCCGTCTTCATCATCACTTCGGCGCGGCCATTGCCGTCGAAGTCGTAGGCCAGGAAGGTGGTGTAGTGCGCGCCGGCGCGGATATTGCGGCCCAGGTCGATGCGCCACAGGCGCTTGCCGCTCCATTCGTAGGCGTCGACATAGGTATTGCCGGTGTAGCCGGACTGCGAGTTGTCCTTGGCGTTGGTGGGCTGCCACTTGACGACCAGTTCGTACTTGCCGTCGCCATCGAGATCGGCGGCCGAGCCGTCGTTCAGCTCATAGGTGTAGGCCACGCCATCGGGCGTGACGCCGCCGGCCGGGGCCTGCACGGGAATGCGCAGCACGGCTTGCGGCCAAGTGGCGCCGGCGCTGTCCTTGTCCTTCTCGCTGCCCTTGACGACGGTGCGCACCACGTATTGCGCCGCCGCCGTGCCGGCCGGGTCGACGAGGTTGCTGGCTTCCAGTGGCGCCGCGTTCAGGCGCGCGCCATCGCGGTAGACGTTGTAGCGGGTGTCGGCAGCGTCCGTGCCCAGCACGCGCCAGCCGACAAACACGCCGCCGCCGGTGGCGATGGCGACGACGCCGCGATCGAGTTTTTCCACCTGCTTGCCGGTGTCGGCGGCGGCTGGCTGCAGCAGGGTGGTGGCGAGGAGGACGATGGGGGCCAGGCGCAGCGCAGGCGGGACGGCTCGTGTCATGGGATCACCGGTTCGTGGAAGAAGGCAGTCGAGTATCGACAGCGGCGATGGCAGTGTCAACGGAGCGGCCCCATGTAATCACGTTGATGAGCGTTGCGCGCTCGCCCGCACGGTCCGACACGGCGCCGCCGCCGGCTCGCCGCTTGTGGCACAATCGTCGGAACGGCTGCTTTTCCGGGGCCGCGTCTTCAGACGATGGGCTGCTCGACTGAGGCGTTATTGCAGGTACGAAGGCATTGCGGGACGGCTTGTACGTTGTGGCGATAGCGAAGGGGTGTCAAGTGGCTACCGATGACCAGTTCAGGGCTTGCCGCCGCAGTAATTACGTGCGTGCGGCCTATGTCGAGGCTGCGATCCGCGTCAACGATATGTTCGGTTCCGATCGGGCGTATTGGATACTGATTCGTGAAAGAGTCCCCGCTCCCGTCATCGAACGAATCCTGAAAGGTGGCAAGGAACACGTTCGGTGCAAGGACCGCCGTTACGCGACCCGCGTGGCCGGCACACGCGAACGCGACCGGGACTGCCCCCCTGGCAACGTCCGCTCGGACGAGCTGACCTCGCAACGCATCGAGGTGGCACTGGTGTTCCAGGCGATGCTGGGGACGGACGCGGCGGCACATTACCTGCGCGATGCCGGGATTCCGGTATGGATCACGGCCCGCGTGCTGGGATCGACCAAGCGCCGGCCGTCGCCGGACCTGGTCGAGGCCTGATCCGTGCGCGCCGAGGGCTGCGGCCCACCGCTTGCGCCTGCTTGCCCGGTGCGGCATTGGCGGAGCCGCTGCAGCCGGTTCTACCTGCATATTGCCTGTATAATGTGCGGCCCCGCGTTTCCCGCCCTTCGTCATGACCGCCACTCCCGCTACCCCTGCCACCAAGCCGCGCGGCCGCCGCATCAGCGTCGCCCCCATGATGGACTGGACCGACCGCCACTGCCGCCTGTTCCATCGCCAGATCACCAAGCACACCTGGCTCTACACGGAGATGGTGACGACGGGCGCGCTGGTGTACGGCGACGTCGAGCGCCACCTGCGCTTCAACGACGAGGAGCACCCGGTCGCGCTGCAGCTGGGCGGCAGCGACCCGCACGACCTGGCCGTCAGCGCGCGCCTGGGCGAGAAGTGGGGCTATGACGAGATCAACCTCAACTGCGGCTGCCCGTCCGAGCGGGTGCAGAAGGGCGCGTTCGGCGCCTGCCTGATGGCCGAGCCGGAACTGGTGCGCGACTGCGTCAAGGCGATGCGCGACGCCGTCAGCATCGACGTCACCGTCAAGCACCGCATCGGCATCAACGAGACGGAAAGCTACGACTTCGTGCGCGACTTCGTCGGGCAGGTTGCCGATGCCGGCTGCCGCACGTTCATCGTCCATGCCCGCAATGCCATCCTGAAGGGCCTGTCGCCCAAGGAGAATCGCGAGATCCCGCCGCTCAAGTACGAGTATGCGTATCGCCTGAAACGCGACTTCCCGGAGTTCGAGATCCTGATCAACGGCGGCATCAAGACGGAGGCGGAGATCGACGAGCACCTGCGCCACGTCGATGGCGTGATGCTGGGACGCGAGGCATACCACAATCCCTACCTGATGGCGACGTTCGACCGGCGCTACTACGGCGACGACGCGCCCGTGAAGTCGCGCGAGGAAGTCCTGCGCGCGATGATGCCGTACATCGCGGCCCAGCTGGCACAGGAGGGCGGCCGTGGCCTGAAACTGAACACGATCACACGCCACATGCTTGGCCTGATGCAGGGTTTGCCGGGCGCAAAGAACTTCCGCCAGACTTTGTCCGATTCGAAAAAGCTGGCGTCCGGTGACCCGGCGCTGCTGCTCGACGCGATTCCGCGCGGGCTCTGAGCGGTACCTCTTCTTCCAGAAATCCGTAAGGGATCAGGTGCCTGAAGCCGAGCGCGCGCTCGACTTCAGGCGCCTGTCCGAGCGACCTCATGCGCTACGGCGTGTCTGTTTTTCCACAAAGAATCAAATTTGCTTAGTTCTTAGGCAATATTTCCTTGCCCCTTGGCAACCTCGCCAACTATAATT
Coding sequences:
- the dusA gene encoding tRNA dihydrouridine(20/20a) synthase DusA; this encodes MTATPATPATKPRGRRISVAPMMDWTDRHCRLFHRQITKHTWLYTEMVTTGALVYGDVERHLRFNDEEHPVALQLGGSDPHDLAVSARLGEKWGYDEINLNCGCPSERVQKGAFGACLMAEPELVRDCVKAMRDAVSIDVTVKHRIGINETESYDFVRDFVGQVADAGCRTFIVHARNAILKGLSPKENREIPPLKYEYAYRLKRDFPEFEILINGGIKTEAEIDEHLRHVDGVMLGREAYHNPYLMATFDRRYYGDDAPVKSREEVLRAMMPYIAAQLAQEGGRGLKLNTITRHMLGLMQGLPGAKNFRQTLSDSKKLASGDPALLLDAIPRGL